Proteins from one Rosa chinensis cultivar Old Blush chromosome 7, RchiOBHm-V2, whole genome shotgun sequence genomic window:
- the LOC112179939 gene encoding zinc finger protein SHOOT GRAVITROPISM 5, whose protein sequence is MLANNSSSSVPCSEPFSCLENGNNNKRKRRPAGTPDPDAEVVSLSPKTLLESDRYVCEICNQGFQRDQNLQMHRRRHKVPWKLLKRETPVVRKRVFVCPEPSCLHHDPCHALGDLVGIKKHFRRKHSNHKQWVCEKCSKGYAVQSDYKAHLKTCGTRGHSCDCGRVFSRVESFIEHQDACNMDRLRPESQAVVLQPPACLSRTASSPSPSSETNFSSRTTPNWPSASALVVPKPLHDNTKLILSSPPAGHGISDRNRNSSKNINANSLYNLDLQLATTSNDNNPNHIEVSVSSSKRDVENHSTQLQLSIGSCDNFGDHHHPKNINIESNRNSPRESSTSTNEHHHQQMKPAGESASTSRIIKEEAREQLRLALAEKAYAEEARQQAEQQIELAEQEFANAKRIRQQAQAELDKAQALKEHAVKKINSTILQITCQACKQQFQARTRQANPHENSLAFSYMSSALTTTTSEGGQLEINASATRTDDRANSSAKP, encoded by the exons AtgttagccaacaactcatctTCCTCAGTTCCTTGTTCCGAGCCTTTTTCTTGCTTGGAAAATGGTAACAAcaataaaaggaaaagaaggccaGCAGGAACTCCAG ATCCAGATGCGGAGGTAGTGTCGCTTTCACCGAAAACGTTACTGGAATCGGATCGTTATGTATGCGAGATCTGCAACCAGGGGTTTCAGAGGGACCAGAATCTGCAGATGCACCGGAGACGTCACAAGGTGCCCTGGAAGCTTCTGAAGAGAGAGACTCCGGTGGTGAGGAAACGGGTATTCGTGTGCCCCGAACCGAGTTGCCTGCACCACGACCCGTGCCACGCGCTGGGTGATCTGGTTGGGATAAAAAAGCACTTCAGAAGGAAGCACAGCAACCACAAGCAATGGGTTTGTGAGAAATGCTCGAAAGGCTACGCAGTTCAATCTGACTACAAAGCCCATCTCAAGACCTGCGGCACCCGAGGCCATTCTTGCGACTGTGGCCGTGTTTTCTCAAG GGTTGAGAGTTTCATTGAACACCAAGATGCTTGCAACATGGATCGTCTAAGGCCGGAATCCCAAGCAGTAGTACTACAACCACCGGCATGCCTATCAAGAACGGCTTCAAGTCCAAGTCCGTCAAGCGAAACCAATTTCAGCAGCAGGACTACTCCTAACTGGCCTTCGGCTTCAGCTTTGGTGGTGCCAAAGCCGCTTCATGACAACACCAAATTGATCTTAAGTAGTCCTCCTGCTGGCCACGGTATTAGTGACCGTAATCGAAACTCATCCAAGAATATCAATGCAAACAGCTTGTACAATTTGGATCTTCAGCTTGCGACCACGTCAAATGACAACAATCCTAACCATATTGAAGTCTCGGTTTCCTCGTCTAAGAGAGACGTGGAAAACCATTCCACTCAGCTCCAGCTCTCAATTGGATCGTGTGACAATTTTGGCGATCATCATCATCCAAAGAATATTAATATTGAATCAAACAGAAACTCTCCGAGGGAAAGCAGCACTAGTACTAATGAACATCACCACCAACAGATGAAACCAGCAGGTGAATCAGCATCAACATCAAGGATAATTAAAGAAGAAGCACGAGAGCAGTTAAGGCTTGCCTTGGCGGAAAAGGCTTACGCAGAAGAGGCGAGACAGCAAGCGGAGCAGCAGATTGAGCTAGCCGAGCAGGAGTTTGCGAATGCCAAGAGAATAAGGCAGCAAGCACAAGCTGAATTGGACAAGGCGCAAGCTTTGAAAGAGCATGCCGTTAAGAAAATCAACTCTACCATTCTCCAAATCACCTGTCAGGCTTGCAAGCAACAATTTCAAGCTCGAACGAGGCAAGCAAACCCTCATGAGAACTCTCTGGCGTTCAGTTACATGTCATCGGctttaacaacaacaacatctgaAGGTGGCCAGTTAGAGATCAATGCTAGTGCTACTCGAACGGATGATCGGGCAAATTCATCTGCTAAACCGTAA